Part of the bacterium HR11 genome is shown below.
CGACTTGGCCGTCACCATCTATGAACGAACGAGACGCTTTCCCAGGGAAGAACTCTATGGATTGACGGCCCAACTGCGCCGTGCCGCTTGCTCGGTACCGTCCAATATCGCCGAAGGCGCGGCGCGTGAGTCCAAGCACGATTACCTGCGCTTCCTCTATATAGCTCGAGGATCTCTGGCGGAAACCCAGTACCTCATCCATCTGTCTTATCGGCTTGGGTACCTAACAGATATTGACTACCGAGGCTTGACAGAGCAGGTCCAAATTGTATTTGCGCGCCTTCAAGGCCTGATCCGGGCCGTACAGCACGAAATCGGGGTTTCTTGCCCGACCCGGCGACGGTAAATTCCATAGTCTTCCATAGTCCATGGTCCGTGGTCTGTAGTCCATGGTCCGTGGTCTGTGGTCTGTGGTCCGTGGTCTTTTATTGGACCTCCACGACCTGATGGTCCGGCGTCCAGGGGTCGGCCGCCCGGTAGACGGCCTCGGCCACGGCCGGACCCACGAACTGCCAGAAGACGGCCGGGTGGAAGGCCCGTTCCTGCATGTCGCCCAAGGGCCACAGCCAGTCGGCGATAGCCTGACGGGCCGACGCCCATCGCTGATTTCGCTCGAGCCAGGCCTGCTCGGCTACGCTCCGGAATCGCTGGAAGGCCAGCTCGACGGCGTCGAGGGCCCGGTGCCAGCGTTCGGTATGCGGCAGGCCCTGCGTCCGGGCGACGTCCAGCATACGGGCGTGGAAGGCCCGCAGGTCGGCCTCCATTCGTTCGACGTCCGACGCCCAGGGGGGTGCCTCGTCGGACGCCGGCGTCCAGGCCGACGGGGGCTCGGTCAGGCACCGGACGACGTCGAGGCCCGTCTTATGAAAGATACGCCGGAGGGGCGGCGGGACGAGGGTCAGGCTGAGCCGGGGGAAGACGACCGGCATGGGTATCTCCAGGCGGTCGTACAGGAATCGCAGTTGGGCCCAGTAGGCCGTCTCGGAGGGCCCGGCCACGTAGGCGACCGTCGGGAAGACGAAGTCCTGCACGACGGGGCGCAGGACGACGTTGGGGCTGACCTCGGCGGCGTGGTCGGCCAGCCAGCGGACGAAGGCCGCCGGCGTCCACTGTTCGCCGGTCCCGGCGCAGACGATGCGCCCGTTTCGCCAGAGGAGGCGGTGCCGTTCGCCCTCCGACAGCCGGAACATGGGGAAGTAGTCTCGGTGGAGCTGGACCTGCCGGTGGTAGCCCCGGCGGTCGAGGGTCTCCATCCAGCGGTCCCAGTCGCCGAGCCACTCGGCCCACCGCTCGACGAGCCGGACCAGGACGGGCAGGGCCGCCTGCTTGAGGGCCGCCGAGCGGGCCGAGATCCAGCCGGGCAGGGGAAATCCGGCCAGCAGACGGTGCAGGTACGCCCGGAAAGCCCCGTCGAGCGTTTGATGCTCGTCCCCGTAAGACGCCCGGAGGGCCGCCTCGATGGCCGCCTGGTACAGACTCGGCCGGATGTGAGTCTCGTGGAAATGCACGACCGGCGCGACCCGTTCGTCGTCGACGCGGATGAGGCCGACCGGACGACGGTTGGTCGTCACGCCGTCCGGCAGGTCCGGCCGGACGGGCCGGGACTGGGCGTCTATACTGGCGACCGTCAGGAGCTCCTTGAGGTCGTGGTCCTCGTCGAGGACCCAGAAGGCGGCCCCGACGGACTCCCCGCGGGCCTGCCAGTACTCGGCCAACCGGACGGCCGTGGCGATCTTGTAAAGGGTGAACAGGGGTCCGCCCAGGAGGCCCGGCTGTTGACCCGTCATGACGAGACCCGCCGTCGGCTCGACGGCCGGACCCGCCGAGGGGTCCCACGGCTGGACCCAGGCGGGCCAGTCGGCCTGATGGGGCAAGCGTTGAAAGAACGCCCGCCGGACTTCCATTTGCCGTCGTTGCGCCTCGGCGTCGAAAGGCGGACCGGGGAACCAGTCCCGGAGGCGTTCAAAACGGTACAGGTAGTCCCGGAAGAGGTCCGTCGCCGGCAGTCGGTCCCATGAAACCGTCTGAACGTTCATAGCGTTTCCTCTTCAGGCGAACGGCGATTAGCGAATGGGGCCCTACTTCCCCTTGCCCGTCTCGGCCGGCAAGATGCCAGCGCTCCCAGCGATGCCGATGCTGAGAGCGCTGCCGTCTCGGCAGCCAGATCGAGCCGGTACCGACGGCCGACCGGTTCCTGAGGTCGGCACCGGCATGACGGCCGATTCATGAGGATGACGCCGGGATAACTCCCGGCGTTCCGATAGACGGACGCCGCCATGACTGGCGGCGCCGGGACAGGGGGACACCGGCATGACTGCCGGTGTTCGGAGGCCAGAGGCCTACATTCCCGCAGACGGGACGCTTGCGCTCCCGCAGGCCAGAGGCCTGCGCTCCTATCTGCCGACCTGCCCATCTGCCGACCTCCCTACCTCCCCCCGACCTTGCATCCTGCATC
Proteins encoded:
- the bshC gene encoding Putative cysteine ligase BshC gives rise to the protein MNVQTVSWDRLPATDLFRDYLYRFERLRDWFPGPPFDAEAQRRQMEVRRAFFQRLPHQADWPAWVQPWDPSAGPAVEPTAGLVMTGQQPGLLGGPLFTLYKIATAVRLAEYWQARGESVGAAFWVLDEDHDLKELLTVASIDAQSRPVRPDLPDGVTTNRRPVGLIRVDDERVAPVVHFHETHIRPSLYQAAIEAALRASYGDEHQTLDGAFRAYLHRLLAGFPLPGWISARSAALKQAALPVLVRLVERWAEWLGDWDRWMETLDRRGYHRQVQLHRDYFPMFRLSEGERHRLLWRNGRIVCAGTGEQWTPAAFVRWLADHAAEVSPNVVLRPVVQDFVFPTVAYVAGPSETAYWAQLRFLYDRLEIPMPVVFPRLSLTLVPPPLRRIFHKTGLDVVRCLTEPPSAWTPASDEAPPWASDVERMEADLRAFHARMLDVARTQGLPHTERWHRALDAVELAFQRFRSVAEQAWLERNQRWASARQAIADWLWPLGDMQERAFHPAVFWQFVGPAVAEAVYRAADPWTPDHQVVEVQ